From Streptomyces sp. NBC_00370, a single genomic window includes:
- the atpD gene encoding F0F1 ATP synthase subunit beta, with product MTTTVEAANPGSTVTGRVARVIGPVVDVEFPVDAMPEIYNALHVEIADPANAGEKKTLTLEVAQHLGEGLVRAISMEPTDGLVRQSPVTDTGAGILVPVGDVTKGKVFNTLGRILNEPEAESQITERWPIHRKAPAFDQLESKTEMLETGLKVVDLLTPYVKGGKIGLFGGAGVGKTVLIQEMIMRVANLHDGVSVFAGVGERTREGNDLIGEMTETGVLEKTALVFGQMDEPPGTRLRVALSALTMAEYFRDVQKQDVLLFIDNIFRFTQAGSEVSTLLGRMPSAVGYQPTLADEMGVLQERITSTRGHSITSMQAIYVPADDLTDPAPATTFAHLDATTVLSRPISEKGIYPAVDPLDSTSRILDPRYISQEHYDAASRVKGILQKYKDLQDIISILGIDELGEEDKLTVFRARRVERFLSQNTHAAKQFTGVDGSDVPLDETITAFNAICDGEYDHFPEQAFFLCGGIEDLKANAKQLGVS from the coding sequence ATGACGACCACTGTTGAGGCGGCCAACCCGGGAAGCACGGTCACGGGCCGCGTCGCCCGGGTCATCGGCCCGGTCGTCGACGTGGAGTTCCCCGTCGACGCGATGCCGGAGATCTACAACGCGCTGCACGTCGAGATCGCCGACCCGGCCAACGCCGGTGAGAAGAAGACGCTGACCCTCGAAGTAGCCCAGCACCTGGGCGAGGGTCTGGTCCGCGCGATCTCGATGGAGCCCACCGACGGTCTGGTACGCCAGTCCCCGGTGACCGACACGGGCGCCGGCATCTTGGTGCCCGTCGGAGACGTGACCAAGGGCAAGGTGTTCAACACCCTCGGCCGGATCCTGAACGAGCCCGAGGCCGAGTCGCAGATCACGGAGCGCTGGCCGATCCACCGCAAGGCTCCGGCCTTCGACCAGCTCGAGTCGAAGACGGAGATGCTGGAGACCGGCCTGAAGGTCGTCGACCTGCTGACCCCGTACGTCAAGGGCGGCAAGATCGGTCTGTTCGGGGGTGCGGGCGTCGGCAAGACGGTCCTCATCCAGGAAATGATCATGCGAGTCGCCAACCTGCACGACGGTGTCTCGGTGTTCGCCGGCGTCGGTGAGCGCACCCGTGAGGGCAACGACCTCATCGGTGAGATGACCGAGACGGGCGTGCTGGAGAAGACCGCGCTGGTCTTCGGGCAGATGGACGAGCCGCCGGGCACCCGGCTGCGGGTGGCGCTCTCCGCGCTGACCATGGCGGAGTACTTCCGCGATGTGCAGAAGCAGGACGTGCTGCTCTTCATCGACAACATCTTCCGCTTCACCCAGGCCGGTTCCGAGGTCTCCACGCTGCTCGGCCGTATGCCGTCCGCGGTGGGTTACCAGCCGACCCTGGCGGACGAGATGGGTGTGCTCCAGGAGCGCATCACCTCGACCCGTGGTCACTCGATCACCTCGATGCAGGCGATCTACGTCCCCGCGGACGACCTGACCGACCCGGCGCCCGCCACGACCTTCGCGCACCTCGACGCGACGACCGTGCTCTCGCGTCCGATCTCGGAGAAGGGCATCTACCCGGCGGTCGACCCGCTGGACTCGACGTCCCGGATCCTGGACCCGCGGTACATCTCGCAGGAGCACTACGACGCGGCTTCCCGGGTCAAGGGGATCCTGCAGAAGTACAAGGACCTGCAGGACATCATCTCCATCCTCGGTATCGACGAGCTCGGTGAGGAAGACAAGCTCACCGTCTTCCGGGCCCGTCGTGTGGAGCGCTTCCTGTCGCAGAACACCCACGCGGCGAAGCAGTTCACCGGTGTGGACGGCTCCGACGTACCGCTGGACGAGACGATCACCGCGTTCAACGCGATCTGTGACGGGGAGTACGACCACTTCCCCGAGCAGGCGTTCTTCCTGTGCGGTGGTATCGAGGACCTGAAGGCGAACGCGAAGCAGCTCGGCGTCTCCTGA
- a CDS encoding F0F1 ATP synthase subunit epsilon yields the protein MAAELHVELVAADRSVWSGEATLVVARTTSGDIGVMPGHQPLLGVLESGPVTIRTSDGGTVVAAVHGGFISFADDKLSLLAEVAELADEIDAQRAERALERAKSDDDANAERRADVRMRAVAVK from the coding sequence ATGGCTGCTGAGCTGCATGTCGAGCTGGTCGCCGCTGACCGCAGTGTCTGGTCCGGCGAGGCCACCCTGGTCGTCGCGCGTACCACTTCCGGCGACATCGGCGTCATGCCTGGTCACCAGCCGCTGCTGGGTGTGCTGGAATCGGGCCCTGTGACCATTCGTACGAGTGATGGTGGAACGGTCGTCGCCGCTGTGCACGGCGGTTTCATCTCGTTCGCCGACGACAAGCTTTCGCTGCTCGCCGAGGTCGCCGAGCTGGCGGACGAGATCGACGCCCAGCGTGCCGAGCGCGCGCTGGAACGGGCGAAGTCGGACGACGACGCGAACGCCGAGCGGCGCGCCGATGTCCGAATGCGCGCGGTGGCGGTGAAGTAG
- a CDS encoding DUF2550 domain-containing protein, whose amino-acid sequence MILALLVCGLVVVLVAVGLFVFGLRRRLIQRSGGTFDCSLRWNVPEKSDLSGKGWVYGVARYNGDRVSWFRVFSYAPRPRRNLERSAIEVLARRAPEGEEELALLSDSVVLTCAHQGVRLELAMSDDALTGFLAWLEAAPPGQRVNVA is encoded by the coding sequence ATGATCCTCGCTCTGCTTGTGTGCGGACTGGTCGTCGTCCTGGTTGCGGTGGGCCTGTTCGTCTTCGGTCTGCGCCGGCGGCTGATCCAGCGGTCCGGCGGGACGTTCGACTGCAGTCTGCGCTGGAACGTCCCGGAGAAGTCCGATCTCTCCGGCAAGGGCTGGGTGTACGGGGTGGCCCGCTACAACGGCGACCGGGTGAGCTGGTTCCGGGTCTTCTCGTACGCGCCGCGCCCCCGCCGGAATCTGGAGCGCTCGGCCATCGAGGTGCTGGCGCGCCGGGCCCCCGAGGGCGAGGAGGAGCTGGCGCTGCTCTCCGACTCGGTGGTGCTGACCTGTGCCCATCAGGGCGTCCGGCTGGAGCTGGCGATGAGTGACGACGCCCTGACCGGCTTCCTCGCCTGGCTGGAGGCGGCCCCGCCCGGCCAGCGGGTGAACGTCGCCTGA
- a CDS encoding F0F1 ATP synthase subunit gamma, whose translation MGAQLRVYKRRIKSVTATKKITKAMEMIAASRIVKAQRQVRASSPYAEELTRAVTAVATGSTTKHPLTTETESPTRAALLLITSDRGLAGGYSSNAIKAADRLTEQLRSEGKEVDTYIVGRKGVSYYGFRERKVTDSWTGFTDGPTYADAKKVSAPLIEAVRTETSEGGVDELHIVFTEFVSMMTQTPVQNRLLPLKLDEAAKEADTKGEILPLFDFEPSAEDVLDALLPRYVESRVYNALLQAAASKHAATRRAMKSATDNAGDLIKSLTRSANAARQAEITQEISEIVGGASALADASAGSEN comes from the coding sequence ATGGGAGCGCAGCTCCGGGTCTACAAGCGTCGCATCAAATCCGTCACCGCGACCAAGAAGATCACCAAGGCGATGGAGATGATCGCCGCCTCGCGCATCGTCAAGGCGCAGCGCCAGGTGCGGGCCTCCTCGCCGTACGCGGAGGAGCTCACCCGGGCGGTCACAGCGGTGGCGACCGGTTCGACGACCAAGCACCCCCTGACCACCGAGACGGAGTCACCGACCCGGGCCGCGCTGCTGCTCATCACGAGCGACCGCGGTCTGGCCGGCGGCTACTCCTCGAACGCCATCAAGGCGGCGGACCGGCTCACCGAGCAGCTCCGGAGCGAGGGCAAGGAGGTCGACACGTACATCGTCGGCCGCAAGGGCGTCTCCTACTACGGTTTCCGTGAGCGCAAGGTCACGGACTCCTGGACCGGCTTCACCGACGGCCCGACGTACGCGGACGCCAAGAAGGTGTCGGCGCCGCTGATCGAGGCGGTCAGGACGGAGACGTCCGAAGGCGGCGTGGACGAGCTGCACATCGTCTTCACCGAGTTCGTCTCGATGATGACGCAGACGCCCGTCCAGAACCGGCTGCTGCCCCTCAAGCTCGACGAAGCGGCCAAGGAGGCGGACACGAAGGGCGAGATCCTTCCGCTGTTCGACTTCGAGCCGTCGGCGGAGGACGTCCTCGACGCCCTGCTGCCGCGCTACGTGGAGAGCCGTGTCTACAACGCGCTGCTGCAGGCGGCCGCTTCCAAGCACGCCGCCACCCGCCGCGCGATGAAGTCGGCGACCGACAACGCCGGGGACCTCATCAAGAGCCTCACCCGGTCTGCCAACGCGGCCCGCCAGGCCGAAATCACCCAGGAAATCAGCGAGATCGTCGGTGGCGCGAGCGCCCTGGCCGACGCATCTGCGGGGAGTGAAAATTAA
- a CDS encoding glycosyl hydrolase family 18 protein: MSRTVAGLTALLLPLAALVGLASPAEAATSATATFAKASDWGTGFEGKWTVKNTGTTSLSSWTVEWDFPSGTAVTSAWDADVTSSGNHWTGKNKSYNGTLAPGASISFGFNGSGSGSPSGCKLNGASCDGGVVVPGDNPPSAPGTPSASSITNTSVVLSWSAATDDKGIKNYDVLRDGAKIATVTGTTYTNTGLTAGTDYSYTVQARDTADQTGPVSGARAVHTTGTTDPGNPGNPGGSGKVKLGYFTDWGIYARNYQVKNLVSSGSAAKITHINYAFGNVTGGKCAIGDSYADYDKAFTAAESVDGVADTWDQPLRGNFNQLRKLKAKYPNIKVIWSFGGWSWSGGFGQAAQNPTAFAQSCYDMVEDPRWADVFDGIDIDWEYPNACGLSCDTSGAAALKNVAQALRAKFGNNNLVTAAVTADASTGGKIDAADYSGAAQYLNWYNVMTYDFFGAFNAQGPTAPHSPLTSYAGIPQQGFNSAEAIAKFKAKGVPANKLLLGIGFYGRGWTGVTQDAPGGTATGPATGTYEPGIEDYHVLKNSCPATGTVAGTAYAHCGTNWWSYDTPATITSKMSWAKQQGLGGAFFWEFSGDTSNGELVTALSNGIG; the protein is encoded by the coding sequence ATGTCCCGAACCGTCGCGGGCCTCACCGCGCTGCTCCTCCCGCTGGCCGCCCTGGTCGGCCTCGCCTCCCCCGCGGAAGCCGCCACATCGGCGACCGCCACCTTCGCCAAGGCCTCGGACTGGGGAACCGGTTTCGAGGGCAAGTGGACGGTGAAGAACACCGGTACCACCAGCCTCAGTTCCTGGACCGTGGAGTGGGACTTCCCCTCCGGTACGGCGGTCACCTCCGCGTGGGACGCGGACGTCACCAGCTCCGGCAACCACTGGACCGGCAAGAACAAGAGCTACAACGGCACACTCGCCCCCGGCGCCTCCATCAGCTTCGGCTTCAACGGCTCCGGCTCGGGCTCCCCCTCGGGCTGCAAGCTCAACGGCGCCTCGTGCGACGGCGGAGTCGTCGTCCCCGGCGACAACCCGCCCTCGGCGCCCGGCACCCCGTCGGCGAGCAGCATCACCAACACCTCGGTCGTCCTGTCGTGGAGCGCCGCGACGGACGACAAGGGCATCAAGAACTACGACGTGCTGCGGGACGGCGCGAAGATCGCCACCGTCACCGGCACGACATACACCAACACCGGCCTCACCGCCGGCACCGACTACTCGTACACCGTGCAGGCCCGTGACACAGCCGACCAGACCGGTCCGGTCAGCGGCGCACGCGCGGTGCACACCACCGGCACCACCGACCCGGGCAACCCCGGGAACCCGGGCGGCAGCGGCAAGGTCAAGCTCGGTTACTTCACCGACTGGGGCATCTACGCCAGGAACTACCAGGTCAAGAATCTGGTCAGCTCCGGCTCCGCCGCCAAGATCACGCACATCAACTACGCCTTCGGCAACGTGACCGGCGGCAAGTGCGCGATCGGTGACAGCTACGCCGACTACGACAAGGCGTTCACGGCCGCCGAGAGTGTCGACGGCGTCGCCGACACCTGGGACCAGCCGCTGCGCGGCAACTTCAACCAGCTGCGCAAGCTGAAGGCCAAGTACCCGAACATCAAGGTGATCTGGTCGTTCGGCGGCTGGTCCTGGTCCGGCGGCTTCGGCCAGGCGGCGCAGAACCCCACCGCCTTCGCCCAGTCCTGCTACGACATGGTGGAGGACCCCCGGTGGGCCGATGTCTTCGACGGCATCGACATCGACTGGGAGTACCCCAACGCCTGCGGTCTGTCGTGTGACACCAGCGGCGCCGCGGCCCTCAAGAACGTGGCACAGGCGCTGCGTGCCAAGTTCGGCAACAACAACCTGGTCACGGCGGCCGTCACGGCCGACGCCTCGACCGGCGGCAAGATCGACGCCGCCGACTACTCGGGCGCCGCGCAGTACCTCAACTGGTACAACGTGATGACGTACGACTTCTTCGGGGCCTTCAACGCGCAGGGACCGACCGCCCCGCACTCCCCGCTCACCTCGTACGCCGGCATCCCGCAGCAGGGCTTCAACTCGGCGGAGGCGATAGCCAAGTTCAAGGCGAAGGGCGTGCCGGCGAACAAGCTGCTCCTCGGCATCGGCTTCTACGGGCGCGGCTGGACCGGAGTGACCCAGGACGCCCCGGGCGGCACGGCGACAGGACCGGCCACCGGAACGTACGAGCCGGGCATCGAGGACTACCACGTCCTCAAGAACAGCTGCCCGGCCACCGGCACCGTAGCGGGTACGGCATACGCCCACTGCGGCACCAACTGGTGGAGCTACGACACCCCGGCCACCATCACCTCCAAGATGAGCTGGGCGAAGCAGCAGGGGCTCGGCGGAGCCTTCTTCTGGGAGTTCAGCGGAGACACCTCGAACGGTGAACTGGTGACCGCGCTCTCCAACGGCATCGGCTGA
- a CDS encoding response regulator transcription factor, with amino-acid sequence MTIRVLVADDQAAVRAGIVLILRSADDIEVVGEAADGVEALAMARELRPDLVLMDIQMPRVDGVSATRQVVAERLADVLVLTTFDLDEYVFGALRAGAAGFLLKNTDARDLLTAVRTVAAGEGLIAPAVTRRLIAEFASPTTGRSGRSADDGVLDALTRREREVFFCLGEGLSNGEIARRLSMAEATVKTHVSRLLAKLELRSRVQAAVLAQELGG; translated from the coding sequence ATGACGATCAGGGTGCTGGTCGCCGACGACCAGGCGGCGGTGCGCGCGGGCATTGTGCTCATCCTGCGCAGCGCCGACGACATCGAGGTGGTCGGTGAGGCCGCCGACGGCGTGGAGGCGCTGGCGATGGCCCGTGAGCTGCGGCCCGATCTGGTGCTGATGGACATTCAGATGCCGCGGGTGGACGGCGTTTCGGCGACCCGGCAGGTGGTCGCCGAGCGGTTGGCCGACGTGCTCGTACTGACCACGTTCGACCTGGACGAGTACGTCTTCGGGGCGCTGCGCGCGGGGGCCGCGGGGTTCCTGCTGAAGAACACCGACGCCCGGGACCTGCTGACGGCCGTACGGACGGTCGCGGCGGGCGAGGGTCTGATCGCGCCGGCCGTGACCCGCCGGCTGATCGCCGAGTTCGCCTCGCCCACCACCGGGCGGAGCGGCAGGAGCGCCGATGACGGCGTGCTGGACGCGCTCACGCGCCGGGAGCGCGAGGTGTTCTTCTGCCTAGGTGAAGGGCTGTCGAACGGGGAGATCGCCAGGCGTCTTTCGATGGCGGAGGCCACGGTCAAGACGCATGTGAGCAGGCTGCTGGCCAAGCTGGAGCTGCGCAGCCGGGTGCAAGCGGCCGTACTCGCCCAGGAGTTGGGTGGCTGA